TGTTTTTCGGAAAATCAATAcataactataaataaaatggcgttttttttcaaaaatgactcaaaactttaAGTCAAATGCAAATATGACCTCTCTTTTTTtgcaactttcatttttttgtattcATCCAAAAAGTTCAAGTTATTCATGAAAatgctattattattttttcaaaaaatgagtttttttactCAATCATCCTCGTCTTGATATTCTCATTTtcatcaagtatttacaatattgtaaTTGTCATCAATATCCAACCATCATTAACAACCAATATCAAGCTCTAAATGCACCTAAAATTGATATATAGTCTTCTTTTCCTCATTTCTTATCCACACAGACCATTTCTCTTTTATGTTTTCACTAATTTCatcccaaaaccccaaaatcttggttataaatttttgagCTTATTAGAGTCACTCATGTTCTTGATTCTTAGTTAATAACAAGTGGGTATCTTCCGTGTGAAGTTTTGTGTACTTGGAGAAGCTAATTATGCAAGGCATCTCACGGGTTGTAGgtatgattttcttttattcaGATCTGTACACAAAGAAGACTTTTTGATGGAGAAGACTTCGCGAGAAGTCTTCTGGTTAATagtaggttagttttgcaattgattattttgtgtgtttttcgTAGAAGACTTTTAGATAGGCCTACTACTAGAGAAGTCTTATACATTTTCTttgaccatctccaatgtattcccctatttttacttctaaaatagagcatctctaaaatagagatgagtttctctccaatgtatttctctatttttacctctataaaagaatattctcaaaagattctattttaattttacaaaagatacattttgtttataaaagttgataactaaccatatttatttttaacttttaaaatattttcataaacttatgaattttttaaactaaagttttgttaaaagactattatgtaaataaaaaatgttattatactccTACAAAAGCTGTAtctctctataaatataattattttggttacaactatcaaaatttgaaagttaaaggactattttgaaaataaaaaagtatgactctataatagaggaatgctattttttcctttattttatagaggaaaaaatagcaatctctattttagaggtggAAATATAGATGGGATGGAGCACTTTTACCTCTATTATAgcatatagaggtgaaaatagctaggggttggagatgctcttagagaagacttctataatacaaaaaaaaaatagagaagaaGCATACAAGTTTTGTTGACCGAAGTTTTGTAGATATGACTTTTCAATGAAGTCTTCTCTATTTGGGAGAAGACTTCTCTCAAAAAGTAAACATGGTTAATTGGAAAACTAACATATAAAGACTTGTTGACGACAGTTTGATGACTTCATGTGATGGGAAGAAAAGGGAAGTTTCCGGAGAGCTGGGAGTTGGCGAGGGGATATAGTCAGGTGGTAAGTAGTTACCAAATGAATCTAGTTCTTCAGATAGCCTCCAATATTTACTATACTGATTGCGCCTCGAGGATCCAGAATAGATAGGAACAGAAGCTACGTCttctttgtaaaatttaaatatctgaaatactttggtcaattgcaaaaataacttGCTTATcatagaagacttctctagaagtctttcTTCGTAAATTTGtcattgcaaaaatgacctaaatggaAGACAATTCTAAGTTGCGGTCAGatttcacttaaaatttaagtttctCGCTATATATATGTGTGCATGATCTTATATATGCTTAAGGTCAAAGATTATTcagttaaatataaaattttgcacCTTCCTAGGTGCtcatttcaagttttttttctctctctttgcttCAAAACAAGAAGTAACCAGTTTGAATGATATTCTCAAAAAGAGAATCTCCAAAACCTTTAACAAGGAAAAGAACACTAGAGATCACCTATACTTTGTCGAGCAACGGTGCACTGAAACAGTATGTCATGAATGGTTTATATGACATTGTGGAACTACTCATTAATTCATCAGTCCTTTTCTTGATGATTCTCATCTGACCAACCAATATAGAGTCTTGAAAATGTACCTTGGTAACTTTCTTTTCaggttttgcttttcttttcagatctttctcattttcatttttttttggataatcaTTTTTATGGTTCAAACTAGACCtaggaaaaaaaaacggaaCCAAAGAACTGAACCGAAACTCTCGAATACTCGaatggttcctatatttctatatcagAACTAACCGAACCAAACTTGAACCGAACGTGTATccaaatgtataaaaataataattatatattatatattatatagatatatatatatatatttatttatttataatttaaaaatctatttaacatatccgaaaatatttgaagaaaactaaattattttaaagtatccaaactacataaaagtatctgaaagtatccagatagttttatccaaaatatctaaAGTAATCTGAAAACCAAATGAGAACCGGAATCCCGTTTCTAATTTACTATCTGAACCGAACTCGAACCAAAAGTAGATTAGAtagtaaatggatcctctaaCCTTTATCTAAACTATCCGTTAGCTAAAATACTCGAACTGAACTGATACgggatacccgaaatgcccggACCTAGTTCAAACTGTTACAAAAGACCCGGTCATCCATGACGTATAAACCGTTCTGAAAAGTCGGCACGCTTTTTCTAGAACTGAGTTAACACGGTACGCGTGACAAAAGCAGCTGAGTCAACACTCGTTTGGGGGGGAGGGTGACAAAAGCAATGACTAACGAAAGGCAAAAGTCATTTTCTCCTTCCTTCTCTTTCGCTACAAAAGCAGCAGCTGAGTCAACACATCCTTTTCTAGCCTTATCGCCACAAAAAGTCATCGTTCAAAAAGAGCGACTTTCACTCTCTATCAGGTTTTCTCCAACCTCTCCGATCTTGTTAGCAAATAATCAATCTTTTAATTGTGTTATAGGTTCGATTTGATATTTAATCATGTGACTTTtcttgaaaacttaaaaaaggaATCATCTTTTAATTGTGTAAAGCACAGATATGGCCAGGTCTGGGGTAGATGAGACATCAGAATCAGGAGCTTTTGTGAGAACAGCGTCCACATTCCGCAGCTTTGTGTCACAAGATCCTGCTTCTCAGTTCCCACCTGAATCCGGAAGATACCATCTTTACATTTCCTACGCTTGTCCATGGGCTTGTAGATGTCTCTCTTTCTTGATGCTCAAAGGTCTTGACGAAGCTATCACCTTCTCGGTCAGTACTAATCACCCTTTTTGTTTCGCTTTATTGAATATACTTTCCCtaaaaagcattttttttttttttttaattttggtttagtcGTGCCACACAATTTGGGGAAGAACTAATGAAACTGATGACCATAGAGGATGGGTTTTCCCTGATTCGAACTCTGAGCTCCCTGGAGCTGAGCCTGATTATCTTAATGGTGCTAAGACTGTTAGAGCACTCTATGAGATTGCTAGCCCCAACTATGTGGGAAAGTACACTGTTCCCGTAAGTTTGTTGAATTCTCTCTTGTTGAATTCTCTCTTGTTATGTTTcttgaaaatgttaaaagtctctgtttttttgttttttttattattgtttcaGATTCTGTGGGATAAGAAGCTTAAGACTGTGGTTAACAATGAGAGTTCAGAGATAATCAGGATGTTCAACACTGAGTTCAATGGTGTTGCCAAAAACCCGTCACTCGATCTTTATCCTTGTCATCTTAGAGAAGCAATTGATGAGACTAATGAATGGGTTTTCAACGGGATAAACAACGGTGTTTATAGATGTGGGTTTGCTAGGAAACAAGAACCCTACGATGAGGTATAAGATcctttaatgtttattttaagtagaaagaaaaaaacagaatataaCTAATagatgttggtttttttttttctttctgcaGGCAGTGAACCAAGTGTTTGAAGCAGTAGATAGATGTGAGGCAGTACTCGGAAAACAACGATACATCTGTGGGAACACTTTCACCGAAGCAGATGTTCGATTATTCGTCACCCTTATAAGATTTGATGAGGTATTTTTGAATCTTCTTAGTTGTTTTCTTAATTACATAAATCCATTCAGATTCTTGACGTTATCCTTTTGTTGTGTTGCAGGTTTACGCGGTTCACTTCAAATGCAACAAGAGACTCTTAAGAGAGTATCTCAATATCTTCAACTACATAAAAGATGTATACCAAATCAATAGAATGAGCAGCACTGTGAAAATGGATCACATCAAGCAACATTACTACGGAAGCCACCCTACGCTAAACCCGTTTGGGATCATCCCTCATGGACCAAACATCGATTACTCTTCGCCTCATGACCGTGACAGATTCTCCTCCTGAAAAGATCAAATATCAATGTTTATCACCTGTCCTAAAAATAACATCCTTCAAAGAAACATGTttttgtacttcaattttaaagTCAATAATacttatgtgtgtgtgtgttttgcaAGTTATGTTATGTCTGAATTTTGCAAATTGATTTGTATGTTCCAAGATTAGTTTTAAAGACAAGTAATACTTGTGTGTGTGTGCCGCAAGTCAATAATGCATTGATCTCTTGGCCCTTTACACTCTATGATGTAACCACGTTTGTGGAAGCTTGTTGAAAGCAGCCAACTGTGCAAGAACAGAGAAACGGTATAATGTGTGCTGCGATTTATTCCACGATCTCCCAGTGTGTCCAAACCCTCGAGGTGTAAAACGGCTGAGAACTTTTAGCCTATTAACTTGAATGTCCAGCAAGTTCTTAGAGAAGAAAACAACTTAAACATTCATCCAAAATAGAAGCCGTGTTGGACTCAGCGGCTGAGATTGAAGAACATCAGTTTATTCCAAGTTCAAGCAACAACAGATCCCCACTCCATCAAAACACTAAGGAACCAGAGAATGGCTTTTTTTTGTTGCAGTTAGGTGAATCCGATGCAAAGAAACGAAAGCGGAGTGAGTCTCCATGAAAGGAGTGAACTTATGCTTGCTCTCACAGTTTCACTGCACAACATACCAGAGGATTCAACGGTACAATCACTATTCTTTTCCACTACATTTTTCTCCAGAGGCAAGATATTCggaatataatttttgtaatgcCAAGAATAGGCAAAAAGTTATGAACATATATGTTTTCGTTTTGTTGTACTTCATGGAATATCTTGGAGCATAAGCATTTGTTTGCAATGAAGCGTCCCAATTCTCatattatttgttatattatttgcCACCATACATTGAATTTTAGACATGAAAGGTACACATAAACATCAATGTAATGATGCATGTTCTTACTGTATTAAACTGTACTAATCTTTGTTGCTACTAGCT
This genomic stretch from Brassica oleracea var. oleracea cultivar TO1000 unplaced genomic scaffold, BOL UnpScaffold00418, whole genome shotgun sequence harbors:
- the LOC106319627 gene encoding glutathionyl-hydroquinone reductase YqjG-like isoform X1, which translates into the protein MTNERQKSFSPSFSFATKAAAESTHPFLALSPQKVIVQKERLSLSISTDMARSGVDETSESGAFVRTASTFRSFVSQDPASQFPPESGRYHLYISYACPWACRCLSFLMLKGLDEAITFSSCHTIWGRTNETDDHRGWVFPDSNSELPGAEPDYLNGAKTVRALYEIASPNYVGKYTVPILWDKKLKTVVNNESSEIIRMFNTEFNGVAKNPSLDLYPCHLREAIDETNEWVFNGINNGVYRCGFARKQEPYDEAVNQVFEAVDRCEAVLGKQRYICGNTFTEADVRLFVTLIRFDEVYAVHFKCNKRLLREYLNIFNYIKDVYQINRMSSTVKMDHIKQHYYGSHPTLNPFGIIPHGPNIDYSSPHDRDRFSS
- the LOC106319627 gene encoding glutathionyl-hydroquinone reductase YqjG-like isoform X2 translates to MARSGVDETSESGAFVRTASTFRSFVSQDPASQFPPESGRYHLYISYACPWACRCLSFLMLKGLDEAITFSSCHTIWGRTNETDDHRGWVFPDSNSELPGAEPDYLNGAKTVRALYEIASPNYVGKYTVPILWDKKLKTVVNNESSEIIRMFNTEFNGVAKNPSLDLYPCHLREAIDETNEWVFNGINNGVYRCGFARKQEPYDEAVNQVFEAVDRCEAVLGKQRYICGNTFTEADVRLFVTLIRFDEVYAVHFKCNKRLLREYLNIFNYIKDVYQINRMSSTVKMDHIKQHYYGSHPTLNPFGIIPHGPNIDYSSPHDRDRFSS